The Hymenobacter swuensis DY53 genome includes the window GGCACGCCATTTCGCGTATGTATAATACGCAGGCCGCCAAGCACGACATCACCACGAGCATTGGCTTCGTGCTGCTGAACATCGACCAGGAAAACGGCACGCCCGCTACCAAAATTGCGCCGCTGCTGGGCCTCGAAACCCGCTCCCTGACGCGCATTCTGCGCTCGATGGAAGAAAAGGGCCTCATCTATAAACAGGCCGACACCCAGGACAAACGCTCGGTGCGCATCTTCCTGACCGAGGAAGGCCTGCGCGGCAAGGAAATTTCCCGCCAGACGGTGCGCCACTTCAACCTGAAGGTGCGCGACAAAATTCCGCAGAGCGAGCTGAACGTGTTTTTCAAAGTAGTAGCTCAGATTACGGGCATGATTGAGGGCAAAACCCTCTACGACGACTTCAAACTGAAACCCCTGCGCTCCGAGTCGCCGGCCTAGCCGAGCGGTTAGCTATTGGCCCCTGGCTGATAGCTTTCTTGTTTTCCACCGGTATTGCCCGTGGAAACGTAGAAGCAACAACTCGGCATGACGAGTACTTTCAACCAGACGCTGGCGGCTTGTGGCTGACAGCCTGGAGCTTACATAAAACTTATTTCTTCCCACCTCATTCCTCCCCACGAATGAACCGTACCATCAAAAAAGTAGCCGTATTGGGCTCCGGGGTGATGGGCTCGCGCATTGCGTGCCACTTCGCCAACATCGGTGTGCAGGTACTGCTGCTCGACATTGCGCCCAAGGAGCTGCTGCCCGCCGAGGAGGCCAAAGGCCTGAAGCTGGACAACCCGGCCGTGAAGAACCGCATCGTGAATGCCTCTCTGCAGGCGGCCGTGGCGGCCAACCCCTCGCCGCTCTACCGCAAGCAGGACGTGAGCCGCATCAAGACCGGCAACTTCGACGACAACCTCAAGGACATTGCCGGCTGCGACTGGACGATTGAGGTGGTAGTGGAGCGTCTTGACATCAAAAAGGGCCTGTTTGAGCGCGTAGAGCAGTTCCGCAAGCCCGGCACGCTCATCACCTCAAACACCTCGGGCATTCCGATTCATATGATGACGGAAGGTCGTTCCGACGACTTCCGCAAGCACTTCTGCGGTACGCACTTCTTCAACCCGCCCCGCTATCTGAAGCTGCTCGAAATCATCCCGACGCCGGAAACCGACAAGTCGGTGGTGGATTTCCTGATGCACTACGGCGACCTGTACCTGGGCAAAACCACGGTATTGGCCAAGGATACCCCGGCCTTCATTGCCAACCGCGTGGGCGTATTCGCCATCATGGACGTGGTGCAGGTGATGAGCGAGCTGGGCCTGACGGTGGAGGAAGTGGACAAGCTGACCGGGCCGGTTATCGGCCACGCTAAGTCGGCCACGTTCCGCACTTCCGACGTGGTGGGTCTGGATACGATGATCAACGTGGCCAACGGCCTCGCCCAGAATCTGCCCAACGACGAAGCCAAGCACGTGTTCCAATTGCCCGACTTCATCAAGAAGATGGCCGAGAACAAGTGGCTGGGCGATAAAACCGCCCAGGGCTTCTACAAGAAAGTGAAGGGCGCCGGTGGTAAGTCGGAAATTCAAGCCCTCGACCTGAATACGCTGGAATACAAGCCCAGCGCCAAGGTGAAATTTGCCACCCTGGAAGCCACCAAGCCGATTGAAAAGCTGGCGGACCGCTTCAAGGTGCTGGCCGCCGGCAAAGACAAGGCTGGGGACTTCTACCGCAAGACCTTCGCGGGCCTGTTTGCCTACGTGAGCAACCGGATTCCGGAAATCACCGACTCGCTCTACAAGATTGACGACGCCCTGCGCGCCGGCTTCGGCTGGGACCTGGGCCCCTTCGAAACCTGGGATGCCCTGGGCGTGCAGAAGGGTCTGGAGCTGGCCAAGGCCGAAGGCAAAACCGTAGCGCCGTGGGTAGAGGAGATGGTAGCCGCCGGCCACACCGCCTTCTATAAAGTGAGCGAAGCGGGCGTGAAGCAGTTCTACGACATCGAGTCGAAGAGCTACCAGGCCATTCCGGGCATGGAGAACTTCATCATTCTGGATAACCTGCGCGCCACGGGTAAAGTGCTGTGGAAAAATGCCGGGGCTTCGGTGCTCGACATGGGCGACGGTATCCTGAACGTGGAGTTCCACTCGAAGATGAACGCGCTGGGTTCCGACGTAATCCAGGGTTTGCTGAAAGGCGTGGAGCTGGCCGAAAAGGACTTCCGCGGCCTCGTGGTAGGCAACGACGCGCCGAACTTCTCGGCCGGTGCCAACCTGGGCCTCGTGTACATGTTTGCGCTGGACCAGGAGTACGACGAGCTGAACCTGATGATTGCCCAGTTCCAGCAGGCCATGATGCGGATGCGCTACAGCAGCATTCCGGTGGTGGGCGCGCCCCACGGCCTGGCCCTGGGCGGCGGCTGCGAGCTGAACCTGCACTGCGACCGGGTGGTAGCGGCGGCCGAAACCTACATGGGCCTCGTGGAATTCGGCGTGGGCCTGATTCCGGGCGGCGGCGGCACCAAGGAAATGACTTTGCGCACCGCCCTCAAGTACGAGGAAGGCGAGCCGGAGTACAACCTGCTGCGCAACGCCTTCATGACGGTGAGCACCGCCAAAGTATCCACCTCGGCCCACGAAGCCTTCGACCTGGGCTTCCTGCGCCGCGGCGACGAAGTGGTGGTGAACTCCAACCGCGTACTGGCCCAGGCCAAAGCCGCCGCCATTGAGCTGGCCGAGGATGGCTACACCCAGCCGCTGCAGAAAACCAACATCAAGGTGCAGGGCAAAGGCGCCCTGGGCATGTTCCTGACCGGCGTGCACGCCATGAAGGAAGGCCGCTACATCTCCGACCACGACGTGAAAATTGCCAACAAGCTGGCCTACATCATGTGCGGCGGCGACCTGAGCAGCCCCACCGAAGTATCGGAGCAGTACCTGCTGGACCTGGAGCGCGAAGCCTTCCTCAGCCTCACCGGCGAGCGGAAAACGCTGGAGCGGATTCAGTCGATTCTGACGACCGGCAAACCGCTTCGTAATTAGAACTGAGAATTGAGAGCTTAGAACTTAGAGTTGTTCTGTATGGTAAGTCGGCATCGTTTTCGGGATTTAAAAATCTGGCAGAAGGCGATGCTGATTACCAAGCTCACTTATCAATGCTGCGTGCTGTTTCCGCCTGACGAACGGTTCGGGCTAACCTCGCAGATGCGCCGGGCTGCTGTTTCTATTCCTTCAAACATTGCTGAAGGAGTTGGGCGTGGTTCAGCAAAAGATTTCGGACAGTTTCTTTCAATTGCCACCGGTTCAGCCTACGAGTTAGAAACCCAGTTTCTGCTGGCGGCTGAGTTCGGATACTTAGATGAAACCCGATTACAAGCCGTGGTAAGTGAGTTGGTAGAACTGCAAAAGATGCTCTACGGCTTTCAAAAAAGTCTTCAATCTGAGAACTAACCACCAGAGTCTAAGCTCTAAGTTCTCACCTCTAACTTCTACTAACATGAACGCATATATCGTAGCCGGTTACCGTACGGCCGTTGGCAAAGCCAACCGTGGCGGTTTCCGCTTCACCCGTCCCGATGACCTCGCCGCCGACGTCATCAAGCACTTGGTGGCCTCGGTGCCCCAGCTGGACCCAACCCGCATCGACGACGTGATTGTGGGCAACGCCGTGCCGGAGGCCGAACAGGGCCTGCAGATGGGCCGTCTGATTTCGCTGCTGGCTTTGCCGATGAACGTGTCGGGCCTCATCGTGAACCGCTACTGCGGTTCCGGCGTGGAAACCATTGCCATGGCCGCCGGTAAAATTGCCGCCGGCATGGCCGACTGCATCGTGGCCGGTGGTACCGAAAGCATGAGCCTGGTGCCCACCGTGGGCTGGAAAACCGTGCCCAACTACAAGCTCGCCCAGCAGCATCCTGATTACTACCTCGGTATGGGCCTCACCGCCGAAGCCGTGGCCCAGGATTACGGCATCACCCGCGAAGACCAGGACCAGTTTGCCTACAACTCGCACCAGAAGGCCATCAAAGCCATCCAGGAAGGCAAGTTCAAGGAGCAGATTGTGCCCGTAACCGTGGAGGAAACCTACCTCGACCAGGCCACCGGCAAAAAGAAAAACCGCTCGTTCGTAGTCGATACCGACGAAGGCCCCCGCGCCGATACCTCCCTGGAAGCCCTGGGCAAGTTGCGCCCCGTGTTTGCCGCCAACGGCTCGGTAACGGCTGGTAACTCCTCGCAGACTTCCGACGGGGCCGCCTTCGTCATTGTGATGTCGGAGCGCATGGTGAAGGAGCTGAACCTGGAGCCGATTGCCCGCATGGTGACCTACGCCACCGAAGGCATCGACCCGCGCATCATGGGCATGGGCCCCATTAAGGCCGTGCCGAAGGCGCTGCGCCAGGCCGGCATGAAGCTCCAGGACATCGACCTGTTTGAGCTGAACGAGGCCTTCGCCTCCCAGAGCCTCGCCGTGATGCGCGAGCTGGACATGGACCAGAGCAAAGTGAACGTGAACGGCGGCGCCATTGCCCTCGGTCACCCGCTGGGCTGCTCCGGTGCCAAGCTCAGCATCCAGCTGTTCCACGAGCTGCGCGCCCGGGGCCAGAAGTACGGCATGGTAACCGCCTGCGTAGGCGGCGGCCAGGGCGTAGCTGGCATCTACGAATTGCTGAAGTAGCACACGCTTTAGCTTGTGCCGTGGGCGGCCCGAAGCCCAGCTTCGGACGGAAAACTCAGCCGCTCACGGCACAAGCCAAAGTTCCGGTAACTGATTTGTCATCCTGAGCGGAGAGAAGGACCTTATCACGCCAGAACGAATCGTTATAATGCGATAAGGTCCTCCGCTCCGCTCAGGATGACAGACGGTTGACAAAGATTTCCCCGCTGATCCGGGGTTTTCTTTTCGTGAACTAGTCGGCAAGCATAACAAATTTTTGTATCTTTCGGTACGACAAAACAACGGAGCTTACTTGCCGGTAAATAGTAGGTAAGCCGAGTAGTTCCTCTTCTTTTTGACTTCGAATTTTCCCACATCAACCCTCACCCGGTCATGGAAGTAACCAACCAACTTGTGAAAGGCGGCGAGTTTATCATCAAGGAAACCGACGCCCAGGACGTATTTACGCCCGCCGATTTTTCGGAGGAGCAGAACATGATGCACCAGACCGCTCTCGACTTCGTGGAGAAGGAGGTGACGCCGCTGCTGGACCGCCTCGATAACCACGAGGAAGGCCTCATGCGCGGCCTGATGGAAAAGGCCGGCGAGCTGGGCCTGTTCGGCGTGAGCATTCCCGAGCAGTACGGCGGGTTGGACATGGACTTCCCCACGTCGCTGCGCGTGACGGAGGGTGTGGGTGGTGGCCACTCGTTCCCGGTGGCTTTCGCGGCCCACACCGGCATTGCCATGCTGCCTATTCTATACTTCGGCAACGAGGAGCAGAAAGCCAAGTACCTGCCCGGCCTCACCAACGGCGAGCTGATGGGTGCCTACTGCCTCACCGAGCCCGGCTCCGGTTCCGACGCCCTAGGCGCCAAAACCAAAGCCATGCCCACCGAGGACGGCGAGCATTACGTGCTCAACGGCCAGAAAATGTGGATTACGAACGGTGGTTTCGCCGACGTATTCATCGTGTTTGCCCAGGTGGACGGTGATAAGTTCACCGGCTTCATCATCGAGAAAGAAACGCCTGGCCTGAGCCTCGGCAACGAGGAGCACAAGATGGGTATCAAGGGTTCCTCGACCCGCCAGGTGTTCCTGTCCGACGTGAAAGTGCCGAAATCGGCGGTGCTGGGCGAGATTGGCAAAGGCCACCTCATTGCCTTCAACATCCTGAACATCGGCCGCATCAAGCTGGCGGCCGCTTGCCTGGGTGCTACCAAAATGGCTTCCACGCTGAGCGTGAAATATGCCAACGAGCGGGTGCAGTTCAAGCTGCCCATCAGCAAGTTCGGCGCTATCAAGTACAAGCTGGCCCAGCAGGCTGTGCGGATCTACGCCGTAGAATCGGCTATTTACCGCGCCGGCATGGACATCTACCGCATGGAGCAGGAGCTGCTCGGCAAAGGCCAGAGCCACAACGAGGCTCTGCTGGGTGCCGCCCGCGAGTTTGCCGTGGAGTGCGCTCTGCTGAAAGTAGAAGGCTCGGAAGTGCTCGACTACGTGGTGGACGAAGGCGTGCAGATCTACGGTGGCTATGGCTTCTCGGCCGACTACCCGATGGACCGCGCTTACCGGGATTCGCGCATCAACCGCATCTTCGAGGGCACCAACGAAATCAACCGCATGCTGCTCGTGGACATGATCCTGAAAAAGGGTCTGAAAGGCGAGCTGGATCTGATGGGCCCGGCCCAGGCCGTGCAGCAGGAGCTGATGGCTATTCCGGACTTCAACTTGGAAGAAGAAACCGGCCTGTTCGCCGCCGAGAAAAAGACCATTGCCAAGCTGAAAAAGGCCATCCTGATGGTAGCCGGTACGGCCGTGCAGAAGTACATGAACTCGCTCGCCAAGGAGCAGGAAGTACTGATGAACATTGCCGACATGGCCATCAAGGTGTACACCGCCGAAAGCACGCTGCTGCGCGTGGAGAAAGAAGCCGCCGCTAAAGGCGAGGAGGCCGTTTCGACGCAGATCGACATTGCCCGCGTGTACCTCTACGACACCGTGGATCAGGTGAATAAGTTCGGCAAGGACGCCATCGGCACCATGACCGAGGGTGACGAGCAGCGTCTGCTGGCCATGGGCCTAAAGCGCTTCACCAAAGCCGACCTCTACAACGCCAAAGAAGCTCGTCGCCGCATCGCCGACAAGCTGATTGCCGCCAACGAGTACGCCTACTAAATCACGGATTTAGCCGGATTCATCGGATTTCGCGGATGTTGCGGGCGGTGCTGGCAGGCGCTTCCTGCGAACCGTGAAACCGATGAGAATCTGAGAAACCGCAAGCCGCTCCCGTTTCGGGGGCGGCTTGCTGCGTTTTGGGCCGGTTGTCATTCCGACCGAAGGGAGGAATCTGGGTGGGGCCGCCAGAACGAGGTAGAGACGCGACACTTCGCGTCTCGTCGTTGCTGACTTTGTTACGGTCGCTGCCTAGCTGGCGGTATTCCGGTCGTTCAACGCAGAGACGCGAAATGTCGCGTCTCTACCTCGTTCTGGCGGCCTGAAAAACATGACTCAGCACAACGCCAGCGGCCGGGCTGCCGTTTGCTGATACATCTCCCACCTTCAACTCCATCCACTTATGGCCAACGAACAGGTACAGGGCAAAGACTTTTACGAGAGCGTGCTGCGGTTTTACGACCACGCAGCCAGCTTCTCCAAGCTCGACCCCGGCATTATCGCCCAGATCCGGGCCTGCAACAGCATCTACAAGGTCAACTTCCCAGTGGAAGTAGACGGCCACGTGCAGGTGTTCGAAGGCATCCGGGTGCAGCATAGCCACCACAAGCTGCCCAGCAAGGGCGGCATCCGCTACAGCGTGTACGTGGATGAGGAGGAGGTAATGGCCCTGGCGACCCTGATGACGTTCAAGTGTGCCCTGGTGGACGTGCCCTTCGGCGGTGCGAAAGGCGGCGTGAAAATCAACCCGCGCACCACGCCCGTGAATATCTTGGAGCGCGTGACGCGGCGCTACGCCACGGAGCTGATCAAAAAGAACCTCATCGGTCCCGGCATGGACGTGCCGGCCCCCGACTACGGCACCGGCAGCCGCGAAATGGCCTGGATTGCCGATACCTACCAGACATTCAAGTATGGCGACACCAATGCGCTGGGCTGCGTAACCGGCAAGCCGGTGGGGCAGGGGGGCATCCGGGGGCGGACCGAGGCCACGGGCCTGGGCGTGTTCTACGGCCTGCGCGAGTTGCTGCTGGACGAGCCGATGCTAGCCAAAGTGGGCCTGAGCAGCGGCGTGGCCGGCAAGCGTATCATCGTGCAGGGGCTGGGCAACGTGGGCTACTACGCGGCCAAGTTCTGCCAGGAAGCCGGCGCCCTCATCATCGGTATTGCCGAGCGGGAAGGCGGCGTGTTCAGCGAAGCCGGCCTCGATGTGGAAGCCCTGTTTCAGCATCGCCAACAAACGGGCTCGGTACTGGGCTTCGCCGGGGCCGAGGACGTGGCCGAGTCGCTGGACCTGCTGGAGCGGGAGTGCGACGTGCTGATTCCGGCTGCGCTGGAAAACCAGATCCACGAAGGCAACGCTGACCGTATCAAGGCCAAAATCATTGCTGAAGGCGCTAACGGCCCCACCACCCAGGCCGCCGAGCAAATTCTACTGGCCAAGGGCGTCATCATTCTGCCCGACCTCTACCTCAACGCTGGCGGCGTAACGGTATCGTACTTCGAGTGGCTGAAAAACCTGTCGAATGTGCGCTTTGGACGCATGGGCAAGCGGGCCGAGGAAGGTGCAATGCGCCGGCTGGTGGAAACCATTGAGCGCACCACCGGCAAAATCATTAGCCCCCAGGAGCGCCAGCTCATCGTACACGGCGCCGACGAAATCGACTTGGTACACTCCGGCCTCGAGGACACCATGATTACCGCCTACCAGTCCATCCGCAAGGTGATGGACGACGTGGAGGGTATCACCGATCTGCGCACCGCCGCCTTCTACAGCGCCATCGAGAAAATCGGCGTCAGTTACCAGTCGCTTGGCATCTTCCCGTAAGCCAACAGGAACATCCGCTCACGAAAAAGCCGCTTCTGAAGAATCAGGAGCGGCTTTTTCATTGGAACAGATCTGCGGCATCAGTGCCATCTGCACCATCTGTGATTTATTTAACCACAATCTTATTCAGCATGAGGGCCGCTGATTTTTTGCTGGGGCGGCTCACGCCGATGAGGGTTTTGGCATCCAGCCAGGCCGTGAAATCCTTCACATAGGAGGGGTTCTGGTCCGAGGCCACGTTCAAACCCAAGCCTTTCGGCTCCGATACCACGCCCGTCTGCACGTTCACGCGGCGCAGGTACAGGTCCGATTTGTTCTTGAGCTTCTCCCAGGTCACCACCTGCACCTCGGGCCCGAACACGGCCGCCCGGTAGCCAATGCTGCTGTAGCCTTCCGTGGCGGGAGCTACCTGGTCCTTACCAATGATGCTGTGCCAGGTGGGCGTCTGAAACTCGTTGTAGCCGAATAAATGCAGTTCGC containing:
- a CDS encoding acyl-CoA dehydrogenase family protein; translated protein: MEVTNQLVKGGEFIIKETDAQDVFTPADFSEEQNMMHQTALDFVEKEVTPLLDRLDNHEEGLMRGLMEKAGELGLFGVSIPEQYGGLDMDFPTSLRVTEGVGGGHSFPVAFAAHTGIAMLPILYFGNEEQKAKYLPGLTNGELMGAYCLTEPGSGSDALGAKTKAMPTEDGEHYVLNGQKMWITNGGFADVFIVFAQVDGDKFTGFIIEKETPGLSLGNEEHKMGIKGSSTRQVFLSDVKVPKSAVLGEIGKGHLIAFNILNIGRIKLAAACLGATKMASTLSVKYANERVQFKLPISKFGAIKYKLAQQAVRIYAVESAIYRAGMDIYRMEQELLGKGQSHNEALLGAAREFAVECALLKVEGSEVLDYVVDEGVQIYGGYGFSADYPMDRAYRDSRINRIFEGTNEINRMLLVDMILKKGLKGELDLMGPAQAVQQELMAIPDFNLEEETGLFAAEKKTIAKLKKAILMVAGTAVQKYMNSLAKEQEVLMNIADMAIKVYTAESTLLRVEKEAAAKGEEAVSTQIDIARVYLYDTVDQVNKFGKDAIGTMTEGDEQRLLAMGLKRFTKADLYNAKEARRRIADKLIAANEYAY
- a CDS encoding 3-hydroxyacyl-CoA dehydrogenase/enoyl-CoA hydratase family protein, with the protein product MNRTIKKVAVLGSGVMGSRIACHFANIGVQVLLLDIAPKELLPAEEAKGLKLDNPAVKNRIVNASLQAAVAANPSPLYRKQDVSRIKTGNFDDNLKDIAGCDWTIEVVVERLDIKKGLFERVEQFRKPGTLITSNTSGIPIHMMTEGRSDDFRKHFCGTHFFNPPRYLKLLEIIPTPETDKSVVDFLMHYGDLYLGKTTVLAKDTPAFIANRVGVFAIMDVVQVMSELGLTVEEVDKLTGPVIGHAKSATFRTSDVVGLDTMINVANGLAQNLPNDEAKHVFQLPDFIKKMAENKWLGDKTAQGFYKKVKGAGGKSEIQALDLNTLEYKPSAKVKFATLEATKPIEKLADRFKVLAAGKDKAGDFYRKTFAGLFAYVSNRIPEITDSLYKIDDALRAGFGWDLGPFETWDALGVQKGLELAKAEGKTVAPWVEEMVAAGHTAFYKVSEAGVKQFYDIESKSYQAIPGMENFIILDNLRATGKVLWKNAGASVLDMGDGILNVEFHSKMNALGSDVIQGLLKGVELAEKDFRGLVVGNDAPNFSAGANLGLVYMFALDQEYDELNLMIAQFQQAMMRMRYSSIPVVGAPHGLALGGGCELNLHCDRVVAAAETYMGLVEFGVGLIPGGGGTKEMTLRTALKYEEGEPEYNLLRNAFMTVSTAKVSTSAHEAFDLGFLRRGDEVVVNSNRVLAQAKAAAIELAEDGYTQPLQKTNIKVQGKGALGMFLTGVHAMKEGRYISDHDVKIANKLAYIMCGGDLSSPTEVSEQYLLDLEREAFLSLTGERKTLERIQSILTTGKPLRN
- a CDS encoding Glu/Leu/Phe/Val family dehydrogenase — its product is MANEQVQGKDFYESVLRFYDHAASFSKLDPGIIAQIRACNSIYKVNFPVEVDGHVQVFEGIRVQHSHHKLPSKGGIRYSVYVDEEEVMALATLMTFKCALVDVPFGGAKGGVKINPRTTPVNILERVTRRYATELIKKNLIGPGMDVPAPDYGTGSREMAWIADTYQTFKYGDTNALGCVTGKPVGQGGIRGRTEATGLGVFYGLRELLLDEPMLAKVGLSSGVAGKRIIVQGLGNVGYYAAKFCQEAGALIIGIAEREGGVFSEAGLDVEALFQHRQQTGSVLGFAGAEDVAESLDLLERECDVLIPAALENQIHEGNADRIKAKIIAEGANGPTTQAAEQILLAKGVIILPDLYLNAGGVTVSYFEWLKNLSNVRFGRMGKRAEEGAMRRLVETIERTTGKIISPQERQLIVHGADEIDLVHSGLEDTMITAYQSIRKVMDDVEGITDLRTAAFYSAIEKIGVSYQSLGIFP
- a CDS encoding four helix bundle protein; protein product: MVSRHRFRDLKIWQKAMLITKLTYQCCVLFPPDERFGLTSQMRRAAVSIPSNIAEGVGRGSAKDFGQFLSIATGSAYELETQFLLAAEFGYLDETRLQAVVSELVELQKMLYGFQKSLQSEN
- a CDS encoding MarR family winged helix-turn-helix transcriptional regulator → MTPEETVDYNIKVAWHAISRMYNTQAAKHDITTSIGFVLLNIDQENGTPATKIAPLLGLETRSLTRILRSMEEKGLIYKQADTQDKRSVRIFLTEEGLRGKEISRQTVRHFNLKVRDKIPQSELNVFFKVVAQITGMIEGKTLYDDFKLKPLRSESPA
- a CDS encoding acetyl-CoA C-acyltransferase; the protein is MNAYIVAGYRTAVGKANRGGFRFTRPDDLAADVIKHLVASVPQLDPTRIDDVIVGNAVPEAEQGLQMGRLISLLALPMNVSGLIVNRYCGSGVETIAMAAGKIAAGMADCIVAGGTESMSLVPTVGWKTVPNYKLAQQHPDYYLGMGLTAEAVAQDYGITREDQDQFAYNSHQKAIKAIQEGKFKEQIVPVTVEETYLDQATGKKKNRSFVVDTDEGPRADTSLEALGKLRPVFAANGSVTAGNSSQTSDGAAFVIVMSERMVKELNLEPIARMVTYATEGIDPRIMGMGPIKAVPKALRQAGMKLQDIDLFELNEAFASQSLAVMRELDMDQSKVNVNGGAIALGHPLGCSGAKLSIQLFHELRARGQKYGMVTACVGGGQGVAGIYELLK